GCGCACGGGCTGGCCCTGGTGATCCTCGACCACGCGTTTCACGGTCAATGCCAGATTGTTGTAGCCGGGGCGTTCGCCGTTGCGGGCGCTGGCAATCGAGTACTGGCGCGCCACATGGGGCTTGCCGCCGGCATCCACACCGGGCGGAACAATGCCCAGCGACTGGCCTTCGAGCACCGGGAAAGGCATGGCGCCGAAGTCCAGCACGATGTGGTGGGTCTCGTTGTCGAAGCCGGCTTCCGTACAGTTCAGATTGCCCACCACCGTGGCCGTTACCGGAGCCTTGGGACCATGCAGATTGGTATAGGCATGGGCGGCAGACCAGGGCGGCGTGGTGGCGCCATAGCTGGCTGCGCGAAAGACTTCCGCAGCGCCGCTTTCGGCCAGACCGGCAGCGGCCGCAATCACTGCCTGGGCCTGGCTCAGATCCTGCACATCGCCGGCATTCTCGGCCTTCTGCGCGGCGGCCAGTGCATCGGCAGAAAGCTCTTCGGGCAGGCTCTCCCAGCCCAGCTGCTCGGCCACGCTGTAGGGCTTGCTTGCCGACACCAGCCGCCAGTTGTCGATGGAGCCGGTGGGGCAGGGCGAGATGCAGTCCATGCAGCCGTTGCACTTGTCCGCCATGACCACATAGTTGTTGTCGTCATGCGTGATGGCGTCCACGGGGCAGGTCGCCTCGCAGGTGTTGCAGCGAATGCAGATCTCCGGGTCGATCAGATGCTGCTTCAGGATGCCGTTTTCAATCAGCGTGATGGTGCTCATTTTGTTCTCCAAACCGGGGCAACCCCACTCAGTGACATCGAGCAAGGGCCGCTCCGCCGCGAGGATGTCGTCCCCCTTGGGGGAGGCGGCTCGGCCGCTCAGGGGGATCAGAATTTCACATACTCGAAGTCCACGGGCTGGCGATTGATACCCATGACCGGCGGGGCGATCCAGCCGGCAAACTTGCCGGGCTCCAGACATGGCTTCATCAGCGATGCGACAAAGTTGCGGTCGTCGTCGCCGGCCAGCCACTCGCTCTTTCTGGCCAGCCATTCCTGCTCGCTCACGGGACGGCCGTCGGGGCTGATGCGCACGCCCGCCAGCGCTCCGATCTGCCGGTTGAAGGCCTTGTGCGGCACCGTCAGGCGAAAGTCGATGCCGGCCTTCTCCATCACCTTGTTCCAGCGGCCCACACCGGCATTGCTGTCCTTGATGTAGTCGTCGCGCAGCACCTCGTTCAAGGCGTTGAGCATGGGCACTTCCTTCTCCTGCAACTTGCCGTCCACCACCTCCAGCACCTTGTAGTTCTGGTCGTGCAGCTTGTGGTCGTCCTCGCGCTTGCCCTCTTCGTAACGGCCCTTGAGGCCCGAGCTGTAGAAGGTGGCGGCATTGCTCGACTGGTCGGCGCCGAACAGGTCGATGGTCACGCTGTAGTGGAAGTTCAGATAGCGCTGGATTGTGGGCAGGTCGATGACGCCCGCGTTGCGCAGCTTGCTCACATCGTCGGTCTTGAGCTCGTTCATGACCTGGCAGGTGCGGGCCAGAACGCGCGAGACGCCGGACTCGCCGACAAACATGTGATGCGCCTCTTCGGTCAGCATGAATTTGGTGGTGCGCGCCAGCGGGTCGAACGCGGATTCGGCCAGCGCTGCGAGCTGGAATTTTCCGTCTCTGTCGGTGAAGTAGGTGAACATGAAGAACGCCAGCCAGTCCGGCGTTTTTTCATTGAAGGCGCCCAGAATGCGCGGGTTGTTTTCATCGCCGCTCTGGCGCTCCAGCAGGGCCTCGGCTTCCTCGCGTCCGTCACGTCCGAAATGCTTGTGCAGCAGGTAGACCATGGCCCAGAGATGGCGGCCTTCTTCCACATTGACCTGGAACAGATTGCGCAGGTCGTACATGGACGGCGCGGTCAGGCCCAGGTGGCGCTGCTGCTCCACCGATGCAGGCTCGGTATCGCCTTGCGTGACGATGATGCGGCGCAGGTTCGCGCGGTGCTCGCCGGGCACGTCCTGCCAGGCTTTCTCGCCCTTGTGATCGCCAAAGTGAATGCTGCGTTCCTGATCCGCCGGGTTCAGAAAAATGCCCCAGCGATAGTCACGCATCTTGACGTAGCCGAACTGCGCCCAGCCCTGCGGATCCACGCTCACCGCGGTGCGCAGATAGACATCGTAGTTGGTCGATCCTTCGGGGCCCACATCGTCCCACCAGCGGATGAAGCTGGGCTGCCAGCTCTCCAGCGCACGCTGCAGCGTGCGGTCACCGCTGAGGTCCACGTTGTTGGGAATCTTCTGGCTGTAGTCGATGCTGCTCATGGGAAGTCTCCTGTGATGTTTTGCCGATTCATGAAACCGCGTACTCGATGCGAAACTGGCGCGGCGTAGCCGCTCAGGGGGAGTTTCCTCATACCCTGTTGAAATCGAAGCCGGCTTTCTGTCCGGTGCCGTAGAGCTTCAGCGCGCCTTTTTCGCCCACCGCGTTGGGGCGGTTGAAGATCCAGTTCTGCCAGGCGGACAGACGCCCGAAGATGCGCGTGACCATGTTTTCCTGGCTGGCGAAACGCAGATTGGCTTCGAGGCCCGTGAGCGCATCGGGCGACATCGCGGCGCGCTCTTCCATGGCGATGCGGATCTCGTCTTCCCAGTCGATATCGTCAAGCGCGGCGGTGACCAGTCCGAGCTGCTGGGCCGCATCGCCGTTGAGCGGCTTGCCCACCGCTGCGCGCGCGGCTTCCAGGGGCCCGGACTCCTCGTAGAAGCGGCGCTGCAGACGGCTTTGATCGTTGACCAGCGGCAGCAGGCCGAAGTTGAAGGCATCGAGCTCGATGACGGGTTCGCGCTCGGGTTCGTCGGGCAGCACCAGCATGTAGGCTCGGTCGGCGCAGAAGACCAGCTCGGCCAGCATGCCGGCAAAGCAGGAGCCGGGCTCGATCAAGGCGAACAGCGAGCGCGACGACACATCGAGGCGTGCAAAGGTACGGCGCAGCAGGCCTGTGGTTTGCTGCACCAGCCAGTGATCGCGGTGCGCCATCAGAGACTGGCCTGCCGCCAGCACGGCGCGCGCATCGCCCTCGGTCTTGAGAATCCAGGTGCCCACATCGAGCTCGTTGGTGCGCAGATGCAGGATGGCGTCGTCGAGCTCGCGGCCCATGGCCAGCGGCCACCAGGCGGCGCCTGCGCTTTCTATGGC
This region of Comamonas thiooxydans genomic DNA includes:
- the boxA gene encoding benzoyl-CoA 2,3-epoxidase subunit BoxA; its protein translation is MSTITLIENGILKQHLIDPEICIRCNTCEATCPVDAITHDDNNYVVMADKCNGCMDCISPCPTGSIDNWRLVSASKPYSVAEQLGWESLPEELSADALAAAQKAENAGDVQDLSQAQAVIAAAAGLAESGAAEVFRAASYGATTPPWSAAHAYTNLHGPKAPVTATVVGNLNCTEAGFDNETHHIVLDFGAMPFPVLEGQSLGIVPPGVDAGGKPHVARQYSIASARNGERPGYNNLALTVKRVVEDHQGQPVRGVASNYLCDLQVGDKVQVIGPFGSSFLMPNHPRSHIVMICTGTGSAPMRAMTEWRRRLRKSGKFDSGKLLLFFGARTPQELPYFGPLQNLPKDFIDINFAFSRVAGQPRRYVQDAMRERSADLMELLRDDNTHIYVCGLKSMEDGVVLALRDVAQQAGLGWEELGARLKREGRLHLETY
- the boxB gene encoding benzoyl-CoA 2,3-epoxidase subunit BoxB → MSSIDYSQKIPNNVDLSGDRTLQRALESWQPSFIRWWDDVGPEGSTNYDVYLRTAVSVDPQGWAQFGYVKMRDYRWGIFLNPADQERSIHFGDHKGEKAWQDVPGEHRANLRRIIVTQGDTEPASVEQQRHLGLTAPSMYDLRNLFQVNVEEGRHLWAMVYLLHKHFGRDGREEAEALLERQSGDENNPRILGAFNEKTPDWLAFFMFTYFTDRDGKFQLAALAESAFDPLARTTKFMLTEEAHHMFVGESGVSRVLARTCQVMNELKTDDVSKLRNAGVIDLPTIQRYLNFHYSVTIDLFGADQSSNAATFYSSGLKGRYEEGKREDDHKLHDQNYKVLEVVDGKLQEKEVPMLNALNEVLRDDYIKDSNAGVGRWNKVMEKAGIDFRLTVPHKAFNRQIGALAGVRISPDGRPVSEQEWLARKSEWLAGDDDRNFVASLMKPCLEPGKFAGWIAPPVMGINRQPVDFEYVKF